Proteins from a genomic interval of Blastopirellula marina:
- the tyrS gene encoding tyrosine--tRNA ligase: MNDIFAELSWRGLINQTTGDDSFGTWLNEQPRTVYAGFDPTAESLHVGHMLPLMLLRRFQAAGHKPIALVGGATGMIGDPSGKSAERNLLSVEQLRANVDAIKVQMRQFLDFDEAGSGAVLVNNFDWMQSFSYLDFLRDIGKNFPVNVMMAKDSVKGRLEREDSGLSYTEFSYMLLQAYDFVHLFDKHGCTLQIGGSDQWGNITAGIDLGRRMRSAQLFGMTCPLLTKSDGSKMGKTESGAIWLSPDRTSPYAFYQYWINVADEDAGKCLRFLTELDREEIESLDKAREEEPHKRQSQKRLAEALTELVHGSEGVASAQRATEIFFGGEIDNLSDKQLIEIFADVPSQELSRDRLTADDGLNIVDALVESGLCKSKGDARRTISQGGAYVNNRRVEEGERQLATEDLASETVMVLRSGKKKYALLRFV, encoded by the coding sequence ATGAACGATATTTTCGCAGAACTCTCGTGGCGTGGTCTGATCAATCAAACAACCGGGGACGACTCGTTCGGCACCTGGCTGAATGAGCAGCCGCGGACCGTCTACGCCGGGTTCGATCCGACGGCCGAGAGCCTGCACGTAGGGCACATGCTGCCGCTGATGCTGCTGCGCCGCTTTCAAGCCGCCGGCCACAAACCGATCGCCCTGGTCGGTGGTGCCACCGGCATGATCGGCGACCCCAGCGGGAAGAGCGCCGAACGCAATTTGCTGTCGGTCGAACAACTGCGGGCCAACGTCGACGCGATCAAAGTCCAGATGCGGCAGTTCCTCGACTTCGACGAAGCCGGCAGCGGGGCCGTGCTGGTCAATAACTTCGACTGGATGCAAAGCTTCAGCTACCTCGACTTCCTCCGCGATATTGGGAAGAACTTCCCGGTCAACGTGATGATGGCGAAAGACTCGGTCAAAGGGCGGCTGGAACGTGAAGACTCTGGGCTCAGCTACACCGAATTCAGCTACATGCTGCTGCAGGCGTACGACTTCGTGCACCTGTTCGACAAGCACGGCTGCACGCTGCAAATCGGCGGAAGCGATCAGTGGGGGAACATCACCGCCGGGATCGACCTGGGACGCCGCATGCGATCGGCCCAGCTTTTCGGCATGACCTGTCCGCTTTTGACCAAGAGCGACGGCAGCAAGATGGGCAAGACCGAGTCAGGTGCCATCTGGCTTTCGCCCGACCGCACCAGTCCTTACGCGTTCTACCAATACTGGATCAACGTCGCCGACGAAGATGCCGGCAAGTGCTTGCGTTTCCTGACCGAACTCGATCGCGAAGAGATCGAATCGCTCGATAAAGCTCGGGAAGAGGAACCGCACAAGCGGCAAAGCCAGAAGCGGTTGGCCGAGGCCCTCACCGAACTGGTACACGGCAGCGAAGGGGTTGCGAGTGCCCAGCGAGCCACCGAGATTTTCTTCGGAGGCGAGATCGACAACCTGAGCGATAAGCAGCTCATCGAGATCTTCGCGGACGTTCCCAGCCAAGAGTTGAGCCGCGACCGTTTGACCGCAGATGATGGATTGAACATCGTCGATGCGTTGGTCGAATCGGGGCTCTGCAAAAGCAAGGGAGACGCTCGTCGAACCATCTCGCAGGGCGGAGCTTACGTCAACAATCGTCGCGTGGAAGAGGGCGAGAGGCAACTGGCTACCGAAGACCTGGCCAGCGAAACGGTCATGGTCCTTCGCAGCGGCAAGAAGAAGTACGCCCTGCTGCGATTCGTTTAA
- a CDS encoding DNA polymerase ligase N-terminal domain-containing protein, which translates to MPRFALLHHVTPECAEKPDHYDLLLEDGDVLKTYTLWSFPSMGIPAVAVPDFDHRMIYLDYEGPITGNRGEVTRADEGTFSWIIRQNELVTVHLQGQRLQGRLILEIQDSAGGSGGGEETGEA; encoded by the coding sequence ATGCCTCGCTTCGCCCTACTTCATCACGTTACGCCAGAGTGTGCCGAGAAGCCGGATCACTACGACTTGCTTCTCGAAGATGGGGATGTGCTGAAGACCTACACGCTGTGGAGTTTCCCCAGCATGGGCATACCGGCGGTAGCAGTACCCGACTTCGATCACCGGATGATCTACCTCGACTACGAAGGCCCCATCACAGGCAACCGGGGTGAAGTAACCCGGGCCGACGAAGGAACCTTCAGTTGGATCATTCGGCAAAACGAACTTGTCACGGTTCACCTGCAAGGGCAGCGGCTCCAGGGAAGATTAATCCTGGAGATTCAAGATTCCGCCGGCGGCTCTGGCGGTGGGGAAGAAACTGGCGAAGCTTGA
- a CDS encoding DUF11 domain-containing protein — MRWSTSTKRTLLLTTLWIAIVSSGCAPLRVPRIDPTGQRIFTHDTTPVECNLGCFNQQPAFRQPPPLSPCPASGVTPLTPLPAPPKGVVDTEALQLSPSRVVAPVGTEVVLVAGLNRKKHLHEAGRPVNWILSRESVGYITEVGKDSNMFDLVSNRDYGVQGPDFATSSTLLCDKTIDRGTELPGDDVRVLKGQTWMSISSAAPGVSRVTALAPTFENWPARQQTATIYWVDAQWQFPAAVVVPAGDKAVLSTTVLRQTNRQPVEGWKVQYEVLDGPASAFLVNGRPAEQGAPIETRSDSNGFATVELAPLTNQPGTAQVRVTIIQPNLDPESNAENLMLGSGVTTVTWSAPQLAVDMTGPQVAEFNAQAVYNINVQNGGDVAARNALVSVILPDGLKYESSVPAAQQYGNRLEWSIGDLEARGFRQISLTTRVQTSGTVENCVTVTAEPGLRSEDCTSTQISVDAIHLEMTGPEAVTVGDPVEYVVTIRNTGDRALTNMKLEDVFDNGLIYPNQQSPMYNDLGTLGIGQAKTIRLNFQTQVPGRFCHRLTVSADGVQGKSSTACVSVNPPPPEPTFTLELRAPASREVGQPILFRAVLTNTGATPLTNVVVEELIDPEFQITGRTDPARDEQNKVIWTFPRILPNQQAILEVQCQANRPVGQACNRISARTDEGVSQNAQTCTTVTPSSQPAAEPPPAVGQNGQPGAGGNQPVTGQLEVTMTELQDGIPAGQNVRYYLTIKNSRNVDDENVQIMLRLGEGMRFLRLNGPVNPQVSQSPDGLTVGVQPLQYLRAGESVSFQVDIQTATPGKKIVKAEVRSQRSPQGVSVQEDTTVY; from the coding sequence ATGCGGTGGTCAACTAGCACGAAGCGAACGTTGCTCCTTACGACGCTATGGATTGCGATCGTCAGCTCCGGCTGCGCGCCGCTTCGCGTTCCTCGCATCGATCCAACTGGACAGCGTATCTTCACGCACGACACCACTCCGGTCGAATGCAACCTGGGCTGCTTCAACCAGCAGCCAGCCTTCCGGCAGCCACCTCCCCTTTCCCCCTGCCCTGCTTCCGGCGTCACTCCTTTAACTCCCCTGCCGGCACCGCCCAAGGGCGTTGTCGATACCGAGGCCCTCCAGCTTTCCCCTTCCCGCGTGGTGGCTCCGGTTGGTACCGAAGTCGTTTTGGTGGCCGGACTGAATCGCAAGAAGCACCTGCACGAAGCAGGCCGCCCGGTGAACTGGATTTTGTCGCGTGAAAGCGTCGGCTACATCACCGAAGTAGGCAAGGACTCGAACATGTTCGATCTGGTCTCGAACCGGGACTACGGCGTTCAAGGTCCTGACTTCGCGACCAGCAGCACGCTGCTTTGCGATAAGACCATCGACCGCGGAACCGAGCTTCCCGGCGACGACGTGCGTGTGCTGAAGGGGCAAACCTGGATGTCGATCAGTTCAGCCGCGCCCGGCGTAAGCCGCGTGACGGCGTTGGCCCCGACGTTTGAAAACTGGCCAGCTCGCCAACAGACGGCCACCATCTATTGGGTCGATGCCCAGTGGCAGTTCCCTGCCGCGGTAGTTGTTCCGGCGGGCGATAAGGCCGTTCTCTCCACCACGGTACTCCGACAAACCAATCGCCAACCGGTGGAAGGTTGGAAGGTCCAATACGAGGTCCTCGACGGTCCTGCTTCCGCATTCCTGGTCAATGGACGCCCTGCCGAGCAAGGTGCTCCGATCGAAACGCGTAGCGACTCAAACGGCTTCGCCACGGTCGAGCTCGCGCCATTGACCAATCAGCCAGGGACTGCGCAGGTTCGTGTGACCATCATTCAGCCGAATCTTGATCCCGAGAGCAACGCCGAGAACCTCATGCTCGGTTCAGGCGTGACGACCGTGACCTGGAGTGCTCCGCAGTTGGCAGTCGACATGACCGGTCCGCAGGTTGCCGAGTTCAACGCCCAGGCCGTTTACAATATTAACGTGCAGAACGGCGGCGACGTCGCGGCACGCAATGCTTTGGTCAGCGTGATCCTGCCGGATGGTTTGAAATATGAGTCGAGTGTTCCCGCTGCACAGCAATACGGTAACCGTCTGGAATGGTCGATCGGCGATCTCGAGGCCCGCGGCTTCCGTCAGATTTCGCTGACTACCCGGGTGCAGACATCCGGCACCGTGGAAAACTGCGTGACCGTCACCGCCGAGCCAGGATTGCGTAGCGAAGATTGCACCAGCACCCAGATCTCGGTCGATGCGATCCACCTGGAAATGACCGGCCCTGAAGCGGTCACCGTGGGAGATCCGGTCGAGTACGTAGTGACGATCCGAAATACGGGAGACCGCGCCCTGACGAATATGAAACTGGAAGATGTGTTCGACAACGGTCTGATCTATCCGAATCAACAGAGCCCCATGTATAACGACCTGGGAACGCTGGGTATCGGTCAGGCCAAGACGATTCGTTTGAACTTCCAAACCCAAGTTCCTGGTCGCTTCTGCCACCGGTTGACCGTTTCGGCCGACGGTGTGCAAGGAAAGTCTTCCACGGCATGTGTTTCCGTCAATCCGCCACCACCGGAACCGACCTTCACGCTGGAACTGCGAGCCCCAGCCAGCCGCGAAGTAGGTCAGCCTATCCTGTTCCGTGCAGTGTTAACCAATACAGGTGCGACGCCACTGACCAATGTGGTGGTCGAAGAGCTGATCGATCCTGAGTTCCAGATCACGGGACGCACCGATCCGGCTCGCGACGAACAGAACAAGGTCATCTGGACGTTCCCACGCATCCTGCCCAATCAACAGGCGATCCTGGAAGTTCAATGCCAGGCGAACCGCCCGGTAGGTCAGGCATGCAATCGCATCTCGGCCCGCACCGACGAAGGGGTATCGCAGAACGCTCAGACTTGCACCACGGTCACCCCGTCTAGCCAACCGGCAGCCGAACCGCCACCGGCGGTCGGTCAGAACGGACAACCAGGTGCTGGCGGTAACCAGCCAGTTACCGGCCAGTTGGAAGTAACGATGACCGAACTGCAAGACGGCATCCCAGCCGGCCAGAACGTTCGCTACTACCTGACGATCAAGAACAGCCGAAACGTCGACGACGAGAACGTGCAGATCATGCTGCGGCTGGGCGAAGGAATGCGTTTTTTGCGACTCAACGGGCCGGTGAATCCGCAAGTATCGCAGTCGCCTGATGGGCTGACTGTCGGGGTGCAGCCGCTGCAATACCTCAGGGCCGGTGAATCCGTCAGCTTCCAGGTCGATATCCAGACCGCCACGCCAGGCAAGAAGATCGTCAAGGCAGAAGTTCGCAGCCAACGATCGCCGCAGGGAGTTTCGGTCCAGGAAGATACGACCGTATATTAA